From Daucus carota subsp. sativus chromosome 6, DH1 v3.0, whole genome shotgun sequence, the proteins below share one genomic window:
- the LOC108203775 gene encoding G-type lectin S-receptor-like serine/threonine-protein kinase At4g27290, with translation MANAIDTITVNQTIRDDDNSTIMSAKETFQMGFFTPGNLKSRFLGIWYKNIANLTVVWVANRDTPLADTSGVLMFDANGNLVLTNGDNKIIWYANDSYPEDFLWQSFDHLGDTILPGMKFGWDLVKHLERYLISWKSPDDPSPGNYTYGVYLKGYPQRVVWKGSAMRFRFGPWNGVQFGGKSNLMQNMVFTYDVVSDEKDLYYMCKLLNSSAAMRMILNSDGDLKILTWTNNMQGWDNTMTLPTDKCDDFALCGAYGICNITEKTYGRDICGCLDGFEQKFSEKWRLADHSDGC, from the exons ATGGCAAATGCAATTGATACTATAACTGTTAATCAAACCATTAGAGACGATGATAACAGCACCATCATGTCGGCTAAAGAAACTTTTCAAATGGGATTCTTTACCCCTGGTAATTTAAAGAGTCGGTTCTTGGGCATATGGTAcaaaaatatagccaatctgACTGTTGTCTGGGTTGCTAATAGAGACACGCCACTTGCTGATACATCAGGCGTGCTCATGTTTGACGCTAATGGAAATTTGGTACTCACTAATGGtgacaataaaataatttg GTATGCAAATGACAGTTATCCTGAAGATTTCCTCTGGCAGAGTTTTGATCACCTTGGTGATACTATTCTACCAGGCATGAAGTTTGGCTGGGACTTGGTGAAACACTTAGAAAGGTATCTCATATCCTGGAAAAGCCCGGATGATCCATCTCCAGGCAATTACACATATGGAGTCTATCTAAAAGGATATCCACAGCGAGTTGTATGGAAAGGTTCAGCTATGAGATTCAGGTTTGGACCATGGAATGGTGTTCAGTTTGGTGGCAAGTCTAATTTGATGCAGAATATGGTTTTCACATATGATGTTGTGTCTGACGAAAAGGATTTGTATTACATGTGTAAACTTCTCAATAGTTCTGCTGCGATGAGAATGATCTTAAATTCAGACGGAGATCTAAAAATTCTTACCTGGACTAACAATATGCAAGGTTGGGATAACACTATGACTCTACCAACAGATAAATGCGACGACTTTGCTTTATGTGGGGCATATGGTATTTGTAACATTACTGAGAAAACTTATGGACGTGACATCTGTGGGTGTTTGGATGGGTTTGAGcaaaaattttcagaaaaatggaGGTTAGCAGATCATTCTGATGGttgttga